Proteins encoded by one window of Dietzia sp. B32:
- a CDS encoding acyl-CoA dehydrogenase family protein yields the protein MDFSVDDTTAELTALVRDMGAQLVTDDSLRELDARFGPGTESGGTDRDTARFHARFWEELVRAGVPAALAPELLGGAGLGVVGEALVLRELGRVLAPVPLSPAIRAAHLLEAAGQTDRATAVAEGREIAAVGDGWSGPAPEVDWAPIADVIVRPSADGVHVADGAAVTVERTVPVDYSCSGLVTGDPGDATALTAGALELDALRRRVHLAAYQWGVVEAALERTAAYASTRHQFGRPIGTFQAVAARLADGSIDVDAVRLSTLRAAYELDACRADAAARETVALEITATARSAVASAHFWACEAGHRLAHTAVHVHGGVGLDRSEPAHRYFLAAKADEFRLGGATRQLLDLGDVLATAGDPWEYSA from the coding sequence ATGGATTTCTCCGTCGACGACACCACCGCGGAGCTGACCGCCCTCGTCCGGGACATGGGTGCGCAACTGGTCACCGACGACTCCTTGCGCGAACTCGACGCCCGGTTCGGTCCCGGCACCGAGTCCGGCGGGACCGACCGCGACACCGCCCGGTTCCACGCCCGGTTCTGGGAGGAGCTCGTCCGGGCCGGAGTGCCCGCCGCCCTGGCTCCCGAGCTCCTCGGTGGCGCGGGCCTCGGCGTGGTGGGCGAGGCCCTGGTGCTGCGAGAACTGGGCCGCGTGCTCGCTCCCGTGCCGCTCTCCCCCGCGATCCGGGCGGCGCACCTGCTCGAGGCGGCCGGACAGACCGACCGCGCCACCGCCGTGGCGGAGGGGCGCGAGATCGCCGCCGTCGGCGACGGGTGGTCCGGCCCCGCGCCGGAGGTGGACTGGGCGCCGATCGCCGATGTGATCGTCCGGCCTTCGGCCGACGGCGTACACGTGGCGGACGGCGCGGCGGTCACCGTGGAACGCACGGTGCCCGTCGACTACTCGTGCAGCGGGCTCGTCACCGGCGACCCCGGTGACGCCACAGCGCTTACCGCGGGGGCGCTCGAACTCGACGCCCTGCGTCGCCGCGTCCACCTGGCCGCCTACCAGTGGGGCGTGGTCGAAGCCGCGCTCGAGCGCACCGCCGCCTACGCGAGCACCCGCCACCAGTTCGGTCGCCCGATCGGCACGTTCCAGGCCGTCGCCGCACGGCTGGCCGACGGTTCGATCGACGTCGACGCCGTACGCCTGTCCACCCTGCGCGCCGCCTACGAGCTCGATGCCTGCCGCGCGGACGCCGCCGCCCGCGAGACCGTCGCCCTCGAGATCACCGCCACTGCGCGGTCGGCCGTCGCCTCCGCCCACTTCTGGGCCTGCGAGGCCGGCCACCGCCTCGCCCACACCGCCGTGCACGTCCACGGCGGCGTCGGGCTGGACCGCTCCGAGCCCGCCCACCGCTACTTCCTCGCCGCGAAGGCCGACGAGTTCCGCCTCGGCGGCGCCACCCGGCAACTGCTCGACCTGGGCGACGTGCTGGCCACCGCGGGCGACCCCTGGGAGTACTCGGCGTGA
- a CDS encoding acyl-CoA dehydrogenase family protein, whose protein sequence is MDITYTTDQERLRGELREYFAALMTPERREAFTSTTGEYGHGDAYREIVAEMGRDGWLTLGWPEEFGGKNRPMIDQLIFTDEAAIAGVPVPFLTINSVAPTIMAFGSDEQKNYFLPRISRGELHFGIGYSEPDSGTDLASLRTRAVREPGSGEFEGQEVYRINGQKMWTSLVAYADWIWLAARTDPDAKRHKGISMIVVPTDAEGFSWTPVHTMAGPDTSATYYQDVVVPASNLVGPEHGGWPLMTNQLNHERVALTSAGPLQASLRQVVQWARTTRSADVGLPGDGVVMENEWVRTHLARVHAMAEYLALRNWEIVSADTAAPTRIAASATKVYGTETACEAYRLLMEVLGSSGYQRAHSPTAALHGRIERLHRSALILTFGGGTNEVQRDIIATAGLGLPPAPRVAPAASPSTQPRKER, encoded by the coding sequence ATGGACATCACCTACACCACCGACCAGGAACGTCTGCGCGGGGAGTTGCGCGAGTACTTCGCGGCCTTGATGACCCCCGAACGACGGGAGGCGTTCACCTCCACCACCGGCGAGTACGGACACGGCGACGCGTACCGCGAGATCGTCGCCGAGATGGGTCGCGACGGCTGGCTCACCCTGGGCTGGCCGGAGGAGTTCGGCGGGAAGAACCGGCCGATGATCGACCAGCTCATCTTCACTGATGAAGCCGCGATCGCCGGCGTGCCGGTCCCGTTCCTCACCATCAACTCCGTGGCACCCACCATCATGGCGTTCGGATCGGACGAGCAGAAGAACTACTTCCTGCCCCGGATCAGTCGCGGCGAGCTGCACTTCGGCATCGGGTACTCCGAGCCGGACTCCGGCACCGACCTGGCCTCATTGCGCACCCGGGCCGTCCGCGAGCCCGGGAGCGGGGAGTTCGAGGGGCAGGAGGTGTACCGCATCAACGGCCAGAAGATGTGGACCTCCCTGGTGGCGTACGCCGACTGGATCTGGCTGGCCGCCCGCACCGATCCGGACGCCAAGCGCCACAAGGGCATCTCGATGATCGTCGTCCCCACCGACGCGGAGGGCTTCTCCTGGACGCCCGTGCACACCATGGCCGGCCCCGACACCAGCGCGACCTACTACCAGGACGTGGTGGTGCCGGCGAGCAACCTCGTCGGCCCGGAGCACGGCGGCTGGCCGCTGATGACCAACCAGCTCAACCACGAACGCGTCGCCCTGACCTCGGCGGGACCACTGCAGGCCTCGCTGCGGCAGGTCGTGCAGTGGGCGCGTACCACCCGCTCGGCCGACGTCGGGCTGCCCGGCGACGGGGTCGTCATGGAGAACGAGTGGGTCCGCACCCACCTGGCACGCGTGCACGCGATGGCCGAGTACCTGGCACTGCGCAACTGGGAGATCGTCTCCGCCGACACCGCCGCGCCCACCCGCATCGCGGCGTCGGCGACCAAGGTGTACGGCACCGAGACCGCCTGCGAGGCCTACCGCCTCCTGATGGAGGTCCTCGGCTCGAGCGGGTACCAACGCGCCCACTCCCCGACGGCCGCCCTGCACGGGCGCATCGAGCGCCTCCACCGCTCGGCCCTCATCCTCACCTTCGGCGGCGGCACCAACGAGGTGCAGCGCGACATCATCGCCACCGCCGGCCTCGGGTTGCCTCCGGCGCCCCGGGTCGCCCCGGCCGCCTCCCCGAGTACACAGCCCCGGAAGGAGCGCTGA
- a CDS encoding ferredoxin produces the protein MRIEVDPDRCEGQAVCVGLAPKVFELNDDDEVVRVIVDEVPEDLQKRALKAVEKCPMAALKVAG, from the coding sequence ATGAGGATTGAAGTCGATCCCGACCGCTGCGAGGGGCAGGCCGTGTGCGTCGGCCTGGCGCCGAAGGTCTTCGAACTCAACGACGACGACGAGGTGGTGCGCGTGATCGTCGACGAGGTCCCCGAGGACCTGCAGAAGCGCGCACTCAAGGCTGTGGAGAAGTGCCCGATGGCCGCTCTGAAGGTCGCGGGGTGA
- a CDS encoding 3-oxoacyl-ACP reductase, protein MVRNDLDADLSLDGRVAVVTGSGSGLGAAEAVELARSGAAAVVINDIRPGEAADAVIADIEAAGAKAALVVGDVSERATADAMVAEALKLGGLHVVVNNAGITRDKMLFNMSDEDFDAVVKVHLRGHFLLTRNAAAHWRSESKTSGGPVYGRLINTSSEAGLFGPPGQANYGAAKAAITALTLSASRVLERIGCTANAIAPRGRTGMTEAVFEPWDESKGPDPLSPDRVADLVSYLASPAAADVTGQLFVVYGGMVALVEAPVVEQRFDAAGGVWDRREFADAISAHWSGRPEGKSFSAAEIMAL, encoded by the coding sequence ATGGTGCGGAACGATCTCGACGCGGACCTCTCGCTCGACGGCCGGGTCGCCGTGGTCACCGGCTCCGGCTCGGGGCTCGGCGCGGCCGAGGCGGTCGAGCTTGCACGCTCGGGCGCGGCCGCGGTGGTCATCAACGACATCCGACCCGGCGAGGCCGCGGACGCGGTGATCGCGGACATCGAGGCGGCCGGCGCCAAGGCCGCGCTCGTCGTGGGCGATGTCTCCGAGCGGGCGACCGCCGACGCGATGGTCGCCGAGGCACTCAAGCTCGGTGGTCTGCACGTGGTGGTCAACAATGCCGGTATCACCCGCGACAAGATGCTGTTCAACATGTCCGACGAGGACTTCGACGCGGTCGTCAAGGTGCACCTGCGGGGCCACTTCCTGCTCACGCGTAATGCGGCCGCCCACTGGCGTTCGGAGAGCAAGACGTCCGGGGGGCCTGTCTACGGTCGCCTCATCAACACCTCGTCCGAGGCGGGGTTGTTCGGCCCTCCCGGTCAGGCCAACTACGGGGCGGCCAAGGCTGCGATCACGGCCCTGACGCTGTCCGCGTCGCGGGTCCTCGAGCGCATCGGCTGCACGGCCAACGCCATCGCCCCGCGCGGGCGCACCGGCATGACCGAGGCCGTGTTCGAGCCGTGGGACGAGTCGAAGGGTCCCGACCCGCTGTCGCCGGACCGGGTCGCCGACCTCGTGTCCTACCTGGCCTCGCCCGCTGCCGCGGACGTCACCGGGCAGCTGTTTGTGGTATACGGCGGGATGGTCGCGCTCGTGGAGGCGCCTGTCGTGGAACAGCGGTTCGACGCCGCGGGCGGCGTGTGGGATCGTCGCGAGTTCGCGGACGCGATCTCGGCGCACTGGTCAGGCCGCCCGGAGGGCAAGTCCTTCTCGGCCGCGGAGATCATGGCGCTCTGA
- a CDS encoding ABC transporter permease gives MARVLDAPLKGVGDFVAMTLDTFVSFPSIVRQGREFVEQSWFIARVSMLATVLVAIPFTVLVSFTLNILLREIGAADLSGAGAALGAVTQVGPMVTVLIVAGAGATAICADLGARTIREEIDAMEVLGIDPVKRLVVPRVAASTFVALLLNGLVCTIGILGGFLFSVLLQGVNPGAFVNGITLLTGLGELILAQVKAGLFGMLAGLVACYKGLYVRGGPKEVGNAVNETVVFAFMALFVVNTVVTAVGVKVLGA, from the coding sequence ATGGCGAGGGTTCTCGACGCGCCGCTCAAAGGGGTGGGCGACTTCGTCGCGATGACGCTCGACACGTTCGTGTCCTTCCCGTCGATCGTGCGGCAGGGCCGGGAGTTCGTCGAACAGTCCTGGTTCATCGCGCGCGTATCCATGCTGGCCACCGTCCTGGTGGCCATCCCCTTCACCGTCCTGGTGAGCTTCACGCTGAACATCCTGCTCCGCGAGATCGGAGCGGCCGATCTCTCGGGAGCGGGGGCGGCACTCGGGGCGGTGACCCAGGTGGGGCCCATGGTCACCGTTCTCATCGTCGCCGGCGCCGGCGCCACGGCCATCTGCGCAGACCTGGGCGCGCGGACCATCCGCGAGGAGATCGACGCGATGGAGGTGCTGGGGATCGACCCGGTCAAGCGACTGGTCGTGCCCCGGGTCGCCGCGTCGACCTTCGTCGCCCTCCTGCTCAACGGGCTGGTGTGCACCATCGGCATCCTCGGCGGGTTCCTCTTCTCAGTGTTGCTCCAGGGAGTCAACCCGGGGGCCTTCGTCAACGGCATCACGCTGCTCACCGGTCTCGGCGAGTTGATACTCGCGCAGGTCAAGGCCGGGTTGTTCGGGATGCTCGCCGGGCTGGTCGCCTGCTACAAGGGGCTCTATGTCCGCGGTGGTCCGAAGGAGGTCGGCAACGCGGTCAACGAGACCGTCGTCTTCGCGTTCATGGCGCTGTTCGTCGTCAACACCGTGGTGACCGCCGTGGGTGTCAAGGTCCTGGGGGCGTGA
- a CDS encoding MlaE family ABC transporter permease, producing the protein METTRFPRLARARHHTVGRIDDFGGIALFFWRALLATPRALTHYRKETLRLIAEIAMGTGALAMIGGTVVIVGFLTLATGGVIAVQGFSSLTDVGVEALTGFFAAFINVRIAAPVIAGIGLAATIGAGATAQLGAMRVSEEIDALEVMAIDSVTYLVSTRIVAGMIAVVPLYSLAVIASFLASRFATVEIYGQSGGVYDHYFSTFLIPTDILWSFVQAIAMAITIMLIHTYYGYNAAGGPAGVGTAVGNAVRTSLIAVVTVTLLVSLAIYGGDGNFNLSG; encoded by the coding sequence ATCGAGACCACCCGGTTCCCGCGCCTCGCGCGGGCCCGGCACCACACCGTCGGCAGGATCGACGATTTCGGCGGCATCGCCCTGTTCTTCTGGCGAGCGCTTCTGGCCACGCCGCGGGCGCTCACGCATTACCGCAAGGAGACGCTGCGGCTCATCGCCGAGATCGCCATGGGTACGGGCGCGCTGGCGATGATCGGCGGCACCGTGGTGATCGTCGGGTTCCTCACCCTGGCCACCGGCGGCGTGATCGCCGTCCAGGGGTTCTCGTCGCTCACGGATGTCGGGGTCGAGGCGCTCACCGGTTTCTTCGCGGCGTTCATCAACGTGCGAATCGCCGCCCCGGTGATCGCCGGCATCGGGTTGGCGGCCACCATCGGGGCCGGTGCGACCGCCCAGTTGGGCGCGATGCGCGTGTCGGAGGAGATCGACGCACTCGAGGTGATGGCGATCGACTCGGTCACCTACCTCGTCTCCACGCGGATCGTCGCCGGGATGATCGCCGTGGTGCCGTTGTACTCCCTCGCCGTCATCGCCTCGTTCCTGGCGAGCCGGTTCGCGACCGTGGAGATCTACGGACAGTCCGGGGGCGTCTACGACCACTACTTCTCGACGTTCCTCATCCCCACGGACATCCTGTGGTCCTTCGTGCAGGCCATCGCGATGGCCATCACGATCATGCTCATCCACACCTACTACGGCTACAACGCCGCCGGCGGTCCCGCCGGAGTCGGCACCGCCGTCGGAAACGCCGTCCGCACCTCGCTCATCGCCGTGGTGACCGTAACCCTTCTCGTCTCCCTCGCGATCTACGGCGGAGACGGCAACTTCAACCTGTCGGGATAG
- a CDS encoding MCE family protein codes for MARTVSQSDALPKRVAAASLALFIVVVVALSLLMFVRAFDDRVPLTVRSDRAGLVMEADAKVRSRGVEIGNVTDIRQEFDGATLDIEVDPAALEAIPSNSVVTIGSNTVFGAKSVDFEPPARPAPTALEAGAVVETSNVTTEVNTLFEDLTVLLEAIEPEKLNATLGAISGAVDGRGEQVGSTITDLNDYLQEINPQIETLQRDLAKGSRVANLYADVTPDLMRLLDSGTDVGANVVNNQARFEQLLASSIGTGETGKRLLSENGNELVKTLSDLRASTSLLAEYSPMLTCLIVGLNQGVEGAMSAFGGKDQPGLVFKAGFQQGARAYEYPKDLPKVNASTGPNCYGLPFPDPDVHAPFVVTDTGSNPVEGMPDVFTSRPAPLFGPLRPTAPGVPAPPTLLQVMLGMDGGTP; via the coding sequence ATGGCGAGGACGGTGAGTCAGAGCGACGCGTTGCCCAAGCGCGTCGCGGCCGCGAGCCTGGCGCTGTTCATCGTCGTCGTGGTGGCGCTGTCGCTCCTGATGTTCGTGCGCGCCTTCGACGACCGGGTGCCGCTGACCGTGCGCAGCGATCGCGCGGGTCTGGTCATGGAGGCCGACGCGAAGGTGCGTTCGCGTGGCGTCGAGATCGGCAATGTCACCGACATCCGCCAGGAGTTCGACGGCGCGACCCTCGACATCGAGGTGGATCCCGCCGCTCTCGAGGCGATCCCGTCCAACTCGGTCGTCACGATCGGGTCCAATACGGTCTTCGGAGCCAAGTCGGTCGACTTCGAACCCCCGGCGCGCCCTGCCCCGACGGCCCTCGAGGCCGGGGCCGTCGTCGAGACGTCCAACGTCACCACCGAGGTGAACACCCTCTTCGAAGACCTCACCGTCCTGCTGGAGGCGATCGAGCCGGAGAAGCTCAACGCCACGCTGGGCGCCATCTCGGGCGCTGTCGACGGCCGGGGCGAGCAGGTGGGGAGCACGATCACCGATCTGAACGACTACCTGCAGGAGATCAACCCGCAGATCGAGACCCTCCAGCGCGACCTGGCCAAGGGGTCCCGCGTGGCCAACCTCTACGCCGACGTCACGCCCGACCTGATGCGGTTGCTCGACTCCGGCACGGACGTCGGCGCCAACGTGGTCAACAACCAGGCCCGGTTCGAGCAGCTGCTGGCCTCCAGCATCGGAACCGGGGAGACCGGCAAGCGGCTGCTGTCGGAGAACGGCAACGAGCTCGTCAAGACACTGTCGGACCTGCGGGCGTCCACCAGCCTGCTCGCCGAGTACTCGCCCATGCTGACCTGTCTGATCGTCGGGCTCAACCAGGGTGTCGAGGGCGCGATGTCCGCCTTCGGTGGCAAGGACCAGCCGGGCCTCGTGTTCAAGGCCGGTTTCCAGCAGGGCGCCCGAGCGTACGAGTACCCCAAGGACCTCCCGAAGGTCAACGCCAGCACCGGGCCCAACTGCTACGGACTGCCGTTCCCCGATCCGGACGTCCACGCCCCGTTCGTCGTCACCGACACCGGCTCCAACCCCGTGGAGGGTATGCCCGACGTGTTCACCTCTCGCCCCGCGCCGCTCTTCGGTCCGCTCCGTCCGACCGCCCCCGGGGTACCCGCCCCGCCGACCCTGTTGCAGGTCATGCTCGGCATGGACGGGGGCACCCCGTGA
- a CDS encoding MCE family protein, translating into MSAARAATRDLRSTLVKLTLFTTVMALVLIGLVVVFSEYRSGDTEDYNAAFTDVSGLEPGDKVRIAGVEVGTVGSIELAEGNTAAVEFSVAGDQVVHTSTEAMVRYENLTGDRYLELKRGEGDQSPLEVGGTLPLSQTSPALDLDALLGGFRPLFKALDPGQVNQLSESIVKVFQGEAGTVQDLLAATSSLTQTLADRDQLIGDVITNLNGVLTTVADNQDNVDSIVDDLQQLVSGLSANAGPIGESVDRLNDASANMTTLLADVRPALREDVAQIDRVATLINEDEPFVENVMNRLPSDFEKMGRLGVYGSFFQFYLCGNIVQITDPATGQGLYMPQYEQTTGRCAFPDE; encoded by the coding sequence GTGAGCGCGGCCCGCGCGGCGACGCGCGACCTCCGGTCCACCCTGGTGAAGCTGACACTGTTCACCACGGTGATGGCCCTGGTCCTCATCGGTCTGGTCGTGGTCTTCAGCGAGTACCGGTCGGGTGACACCGAGGACTACAACGCCGCCTTCACCGACGTCTCCGGTCTCGAACCGGGGGACAAGGTGCGGATCGCCGGCGTCGAGGTGGGCACGGTCGGCAGCATCGAACTGGCGGAGGGGAACACCGCCGCCGTGGAGTTCTCGGTGGCCGGGGACCAGGTGGTCCACACCAGCACCGAGGCGATGGTGCGCTACGAGAACCTCACCGGGGACCGGTACCTGGAACTCAAACGCGGGGAGGGTGACCAGTCCCCGCTCGAGGTCGGCGGGACGCTACCGCTGTCCCAGACATCGCCGGCCCTGGATCTGGACGCGCTCCTCGGTGGGTTCCGACCGCTGTTCAAGGCGCTCGATCCCGGCCAGGTGAACCAGCTTTCCGAGTCCATCGTCAAGGTGTTCCAGGGGGAGGCGGGGACCGTCCAGGACCTGCTCGCCGCGACGTCATCCCTGACACAGACGCTGGCGGACCGCGATCAGCTCATCGGCGACGTGATCACCAACCTCAACGGAGTGCTCACCACGGTGGCGGACAACCAGGACAATGTGGATTCGATCGTCGACGACCTCCAGCAGCTCGTCTCCGGTCTGTCCGCGAACGCCGGACCGATCGGCGAGTCCGTCGACCGCCTCAACGACGCGAGCGCCAACATGACCACCCTGCTGGCCGACGTCCGCCCCGCCCTGCGTGAGGACGTCGCCCAGATCGACCGGGTGGCGACGCTCATCAACGAGGACGAGCCGTTCGTGGAGAACGTGATGAACCGGCTCCCGTCGGACTTCGAGAAGATGGGACGGCTCGGCGTCTACGGCAGCTTCTTCCAGTTCTACCTGTGCGGCAACATCGTGCAGATCACCGACCCCGCCACCGGGCAGGGGCTCTACATGCCGCAGTACGAGCAGACGACGGGACGGTGTGCCTTCCCCGATGAGTGA
- a CDS encoding MCE family protein — MSDDSSQAPPKAPRGQLRFRDRDPKKLGVWGAVGAVALMGISLNYDRIPYVNGMRDATVYVADAAGLDTGDHVQVAGMNVGTVRKIELDGDRVRVRFAINRGVELGADTSAQIKTDSILGRRALGVFSDGRGDLEDNTIPIERTSVPYSLTSALGDLSDTVEAMDTDKVDEALTVLAETMEGSSPEVRGAIDGITRLSRSLNERDEGVRQLLEKAAGTTDVLGRRSDQINQLMVDGNTLFTQLDLRRRALSELIMNIDELARQLSGLVQDNEAQLGPALDKLEQVSDLLIRNKDDIDLGLRRIVPFSTALSEAVASGPWFNAYISNLSLGHYQQTIVRDLLPLIDDRVQPEPGLVREPTMPGTPELTFMDEHPGWGEKRVPR; from the coding sequence ATGAGTGACGATTCAAGCCAGGCGCCCCCCAAGGCGCCCCGCGGTCAACTCCGGTTCCGAGACCGCGATCCCAAGAAGCTCGGCGTGTGGGGAGCAGTGGGCGCCGTGGCGTTGATGGGGATCTCCCTCAACTACGACCGCATCCCCTACGTCAACGGCATGCGCGACGCGACCGTCTACGTCGCCGACGCCGCGGGTCTCGACACCGGGGACCACGTCCAGGTCGCCGGGATGAATGTCGGGACGGTCCGCAAGATCGAGCTGGACGGTGACCGGGTGAGGGTGCGCTTCGCCATCAACCGGGGTGTCGAACTCGGTGCCGACACCTCCGCGCAGATCAAGACGGACTCGATTCTCGGCCGCCGCGCGCTCGGCGTCTTCTCGGACGGCCGGGGAGATCTCGAGGACAACACGATCCCGATCGAGCGGACCTCCGTCCCGTACTCGCTCACGTCGGCGCTCGGCGACCTCAGCGACACCGTCGAGGCCATGGACACCGACAAGGTGGACGAGGCCCTGACCGTTCTCGCCGAGACCATGGAGGGGTCGTCTCCCGAGGTCCGGGGTGCGATCGACGGGATCACCCGTCTGTCCCGCTCCCTCAACGAACGCGACGAGGGGGTCCGACAACTGCTCGAGAAGGCGGCCGGTACCACCGATGTGCTGGGCAGGCGCAGCGACCAGATCAACCAGCTCATGGTCGACGGCAACACCCTGTTCACACAACTCGACCTGCGGCGTCGTGCTCTCAGCGAGCTCATCATGAACATCGACGAACTCGCGCGTCAGCTGTCGGGGCTGGTCCAGGACAACGAGGCCCAACTCGGGCCCGCCCTGGACAAGCTCGAGCAGGTTTCCGATCTACTGATCCGCAACAAGGACGACATCGACCTGGGCCTGCGTCGGATCGTCCCGTTCTCGACCGCGCTGAGTGAGGCCGTCGCCTCCGGACCGTGGTTCAACGCCTACATATCCAACCTGTCCCTCGGCCACTACCAGCAGACGATCGTGAGGGACCTGTTGCCACTGATCGACGACCGCGTCCAGCCTGAACCAGGTCTGGTCCGTGAACCCACCATGCCGGGTACTCCCGAGCTGACGTTCATGGACGAGCACCCCGGCTGGGGCGAGAAGAGGGTGCCGCGATGA
- a CDS encoding MCE family protein, whose amino-acid sequence MSRILSSPLAKIVALLAVIALVVGAVWFFTARTKTITAYFPSTRGVYEDDTVRVLGVRVGSISEIATEDGKSKVTMEVDRDVAIPADANALLVAQSLVAERFIQLTPAFTGGEEMPDGGTIPVERTAVPVEWDGVKEQLMKLSSALGPTGGEETGPLGDFVESADSMLEGNGGEIRDALSEVSQTMSLLSDGRENLFTTLKNLQLFVTALSQSEEQIVSFGGRLASVSQVLGDQTADIDAALRDLDLAVMDINRFLENHGDRVTTGVDKLGRATEVVRDRRAELEGVLHVGPTAMSNFYNIYRPYQGVLTGVLAMNQMANPTNFICGAIAGLANNTAESDAQLCAEYMGPLFNSLTSNYPYGAVTPPITPTAEPHQIWDSQKLGTRTPPGVQPVSDRPDPLVNVVNRGDNLTDTLLVTGGA is encoded by the coding sequence ATGAGTCGAATCCTGTCTTCCCCGCTGGCCAAGATCGTGGCGCTGCTCGCCGTGATCGCCCTGGTCGTGGGCGCGGTGTGGTTCTTCACCGCCCGCACCAAGACGATCACCGCCTACTTCCCGTCCACCCGGGGTGTCTACGAGGACGACACCGTGCGGGTCCTGGGTGTGCGAGTCGGCAGCATCTCCGAGATCGCCACCGAGGACGGCAAGTCCAAGGTGACCATGGAGGTCGATCGCGACGTCGCCATCCCGGCGGACGCCAACGCGCTGCTCGTCGCGCAATCCCTGGTCGCCGAGCGCTTCATCCAGCTCACCCCCGCCTTCACCGGTGGGGAGGAGATGCCCGACGGCGGGACGATCCCCGTCGAGCGGACCGCCGTCCCGGTCGAGTGGGACGGGGTCAAGGAGCAGCTCATGAAGCTCTCCTCGGCCCTCGGGCCGACCGGTGGCGAGGAGACCGGTCCGCTCGGGGACTTCGTGGAGTCGGCGGATTCGATGCTCGAGGGCAACGGCGGCGAGATCCGCGATGCTCTCAGCGAGGTGTCGCAGACCATGTCGCTGCTGTCCGACGGCCGGGAGAACCTCTTCACCACCCTCAAGAACCTGCAGCTCTTCGTCACGGCCCTGTCCCAGAGCGAGGAGCAGATCGTCTCCTTCGGCGGCAGGCTCGCCAGCGTCTCCCAGGTGCTGGGCGACCAGACCGCGGACATCGATGCGGCCCTGCGCGATCTCGATCTGGCGGTGATGGACATCAACCGGTTCCTGGAGAACCACGGCGACCGTGTCACCACCGGTGTCGACAAGCTGGGCCGGGCGACCGAGGTCGTCCGCGACCGCCGGGCGGAACTGGAGGGCGTGCTGCACGTGGGGCCGACGGCGATGTCGAACTTCTACAACATCTACCGGCCGTACCAGGGTGTGCTCACCGGTGTCCTGGCCATGAACCAGATGGCAAACCCGACCAACTTCATCTGCGGCGCCATCGCCGGCCTGGCCAACAACACCGCCGAGTCCGATGCGCAATTGTGCGCCGAGTACATGGGTCCGCTGTTCAACTCGTTGACCTCCAACTACCCGTACGGCGCGGTCACCCCGCCGATCACCCCGACCGCCGAGCCCCACCAGATCTGGGACTCCCAGAAGCTCGGGACCCGGACCCCGCCCGGTGTGCAGCCGGTGTCGGACCGCCCGGACCCGCTGGTCAACGTCGTCAACCGTGGGGACAACCTCACCGACACCCTGCTCGTGACGGGAGGTGCCTGA